One window from the genome of Butyrivibrio proteoclasticus B316 encodes:
- a CDS encoding RNA 2'-phosphotransferase yields MGLTEISKYIALILRHKPEAIGITLDEHGWANVDELIAGISKDHDFNMEMLEEIVRTDNKQRYSFNEDKTLIRANQGHSIPVDVELEKATPPDILYHGSAVKFEASIDEGGLIPKSRLYVHLSKDYDTAVTVGSRHGKPVIYKVKAWEMTKDGYEFFLSANKVWLTKSVPVKYLEKI; encoded by the coding sequence ATGGGTTTAACAGAGATTAGTAAATATATAGCACTTATACTTCGGCACAAGCCTGAAGCAATTGGGATTACACTTGATGAACATGGCTGGGCAAATGTTGACGAGCTCATAGCGGGTATTTCAAAGGACCATGACTTTAATATGGAGATGCTTGAAGAGATTGTCAGAACTGACAACAAGCAGAGGTACTCTTTTAATGAAGATAAGACTCTGATAAGGGCCAACCAGGGGCATTCCATACCGGTAGATGTGGAACTTGAGAAAGCGACACCTCCAGACATCTTATATCATGGCAGCGCAGTAAAGTTTGAAGCTTCAATAGATGAAGGAGGCCTTATTCCAAAGTCCAGGCTATATGTGCACCTTTCAAAAGACTATGACACTGCTGTCACTGTTGGCTCTCGTCATGGCAAACCTGTCATCTATAAGGTCAAAGCATGGGAAATGACAAAAGATGGTTATGAATTCTTCCTGTCAGCAAATAAAGTATGGCTGACAAAAAGTGTACCGGTGAAGTATCTTGAAAAGATTTGA